A single Ischnura elegans chromosome 13 unlocalized genomic scaffold, ioIscEleg1.1 SUPER_13_unloc_4, whole genome shotgun sequence DNA region contains:
- the LOC124173050 gene encoding uncharacterized protein LOC124173050, whose protein sequence is MKSLVRQLSSSLKELKDQVCGRDALLRCLEESVTSTAEDLTAVNVGLGGAAFLSQPTTDPARARQECVDAMMRKTRIVYGSGVDYMHRLYERLYDEDEITACIIKYLCGNDRVKVMVDFESQNIGRMKEKVVCLDGTQWTGSRWYSFFDFESETVYLGAKDCPGDSENVVSARLAVALSQLSLKLAFDNEGRPYSRGDVEQEREWVRALEEVEGRRKRGGEFRWSIHHALDLRTQSARVNYFAAAVPWIITNHGSTDGRANLLQEASILLHLYSNNVMGTLLSKAKR, encoded by the exons atgaaatctcttgtgcgacagctgagctcatcCTTGAAGGAACTCAAGGATCAAGTTTGTGGACGCGATGCACTGCTGCGTTGTCTGGAAGAATCCGTGACGTCAACAGCGGAGGATTTGACAGCAGTCAATGTTGGGCTTGGTGGGGCGGCATTTTTAAGTCAACCTACAACCGATCCGGCCAGAGCAAGGCAGGAGTGCGTGGACGCCATGATGCGAAAGACTAGGATAGTGTATGGAAGTGGAGTTGATTATATGCAtagattgtatgagagactgtatgatgaagatgaaatcactgcttgcataattaaatatttgtgtgggAATGATCGGGTGAAAGTGATGGTGGATTTTGAATCTCAGaacattggaaggatgaaggagaaggttgtgTGCTTGGATGGGACTCAGTGGACTGGGAGTCGATGGTATTCATTTTTtgattttgagagtgagactGTTTATTTGGGTGCAAAGGATTGTCCTGGTGATAGTGAAAACGTTGTATCTGCTAGGTTAGCTGTGGCCCTCTCACAATTATCTCTGAAATTAGCTTTTGATAATGAGGGGAGGCCATATAGCAGGGGAGATGTCGAACAAGAGCGTGAGTGGGTGAGGGCTCTAGAAGaggtggaggggaggaggaagaggggaggggaatTTAGATGGAGTATCCATCATGCATTGGATCTGAGGACACAGTCGGCGAGGGTTAATTACTTCGCTGCTGCTGTCCCTTGGATTATCACTAATCATGGATCCACAGATGGAAGAGCTAATTTGTTGCAGGAAGCCTCTATCCTCCTTCATTTGTATTCTAACAATGTGATGGGAACATTACTATCCAAGGCAAAG agatga
- the LOC124173055 gene encoding uncharacterized protein LOC124173055 → MSYCSETMSITIGDFSESSGKYSESTPCRLCMKKNDYYYNIFTSVVASQITVEDALYDLVDLKVAVGDGLPATLCALCLEKLIEFNDFRNICHESDAELRNVSCINYSRSIGGEGAVHDNLRSSTDTKDCVRDAVVSTSEKACSVQPNEIFIAVPDIQLPTANMLDEDMSSPGWLFLWIFVFLIF, encoded by the exons ATGAGTTATTGCAGTGAAACCATGAGCATTACCATTGGGGATTTCTCGGAGTCTTCAGGAAAGTATTCGGAGAGTactccgtgcagactttgcatgaagaaaaatgattattattacaacatattcacttcagttgtggcaagccagataactgtagaggatgccttatatgatttagtcgacttaaaa gttgctgtgggagatggcctacCTGCCACTTTATGTGCACTGTGCTTGgaaaagctcatcgaattcaatgatttcagaaatatttgtcatgaatcggacgcagaactgagaaatGTTTCGTGTATAAATTACTCaagg AGTATTGGAGGAGAGGGGGCAGTTCATGACAATTTGAGGTCTTCTACTGATACTAAGGACTGCGTTCGAGATGCGGTTGTAAGCACTTCAGAGAAAGCATGCTCAGTCCaaccaaatgaaatattcattgctGTGCCAGACATCCAACTGCCCACTgccaatatgttg gATGAAGACATGTCCTCTCCAGGATGGCTATTTCTATGGATTTTTGTCTTCTTGATTTTTTAG